One genomic region from Chelonia mydas isolate rCheMyd1 chromosome 25, rCheMyd1.pri.v2, whole genome shotgun sequence encodes:
- the C25H19orf71 gene encoding uncharacterized protein C19orf71 homolog — translation MDLGADRPYVPQGTLETDFPTPLYSDEYLTLHGPRNAPILKQAVRWKCTPMGRDAISQTWYTGLTNSSNRDAWYTLTSGLSREAYHRWARSHAQRERKTLPPAYAQHLWEVSWYDPVVPAQYLEPSTRWGAFLWKDKPVLGKEYVVNRNRASSELKGHAGYVPCLAAHRPAFTTRDLRTWPLFSAQPSTNQ, via the exons ATGGATTTGGGGGCAGACCGACCATACGTCCCTCAGGGGACGCTGGAGACAGACTTCCCGACACCATTGTACAG TGACGAGTACCTCACGCTGCACGGGCCCCGCAATGCCCCCATCCTGAAGCAGGCCGTGCGTTGGAAGTGCACCCCCATGGGCCGAGATGCCATCTCCCAGACCTGGTACACTGGGCTGACCAACAGCAGCAACCGAGACGCCTGGTACACGCTCACCAGCGGCCTGAGCCGCGAGGCCTACCACCGCTGGGCTCGCTCCCATGCCCAGAGGGAGCGGAAGACCTTGCCCCCTG CCTATGCCCAGCACCTGTGGGAGGTATCGTGGTATGACCCAGTGGTCCCAGCTCAGTATTTGGAGCCCAGTACCAGGTGGGGGGCCTTCCTGTGGAAAGACAAACCCGTCCTCGGAAAGGAGTATG TTGTCAACCGTAACCGCGCCAGCAGTGAGCTGAAGGGCCACGCTGGCTACGTCCCCTGCTTGGCCGCCCACAGGCCCGCCTTCACCACCCGGGACCTCCGCACCTGGCCCCTCTTCAGCGCCCAGCCCTCCACCAACCAGTAA
- the FZR1 gene encoding fizzy-related protein homolog, whose protein sequence is MDQDYERRLLRQINIQNENTMPCVVEMRRTLTPSNSPMSSPSKHGDRFIPSRAGANWSINFHRINENEKSPSQNRKAKDATSDNGKDGLAYSALLKNELLGAGIEKVQDPQTEDRRLQPSTPEKKSLFTYSLSTKRSSPDDGNEVSPYSLSPVSNKSQKLLRSPRKPTRKISKIPFKVLDAPELQDDFYLNLVDWSSLNVLSVGLGTCVYLWSACTSQVTRLCDLSVEGDSVTSVGWSERGNLVAVGTHKGFVQIWDAAAGKKLSMLEGHTARVGALAWNADQLSSGSRDRMILQRDIRTPPLQSERRLQGHRQEVCGLKWSTDHQLLASGGNDNKLLVWNHSSLSPVQQYTEHLAAVKAIAWSPHQHGLLASGGGTADRCIRFWNTLTGQPLQCIDTGSQVCNLAWSKHANELVSTHGYSQNQILVWKYPSLTQVAKLTGHSYRVLYLAMSPDGEAIVTGAGDETLRFWNVFSKTRSTKESVSVLNLFTRIR, encoded by the exons ATGGACCAGGATTATGAGAGACGTCTCCTGCGCCAGATCAACATCCAGAATGAAAACACAATGCCTTGT GTAGTGGAGATGAGACGAACGCTGACACCTTCCAACTCTCCAATGTCCTCCCCCAGTAAACATGGAGACCGTTTCATTCCCTCAAGAGCTGGGGCCAACTGGAGCATTAACTTCCACAGAATAAAT GAAAACGAAAAATCACCAAGtcaaaacagaaaagcaaaggaTGCTACCTCAGACAATGGCAAAG ATGGCCTTGCTTACTCAGCCTTGCTAAAGAACGAACTGCTGGGAGCAGGGATTGAGAAAGTGCAGGACCCTCAgacagaagacaggagactgCAGCCATCCACACCAGAGAAGAAGAGTCTCTTCACG TACTCCCTCAGCACCAAACGCTCTAGTCCCGATGATGGCAACGAGGTCTCCCCGTATTCCCTGTCACCTGTCAGCAACAAAAG TCAGAAGTTGCTAAGATCACCTCGAAAACCAACAAGAAAAATCTCTAAGATTCCTTTCAAAGTGCTGGATGCTCCAGAACTGCAGGATGACTTCTACCTGAACCTAGTGGACTGGTCTTCTCTCAATGTTCTCAGTGTTGGCCTCGGTACCTGTGTTTACCTGTGGAGTGCTTGTACTAGCCAG GTGACCCGGTTGTGTGATTTGTCTGTGGAAGGCGATTCTGTGACATCAGTGGGCTGGTCAGAACGG GGGAACTTGGTAGCAGTTGGAACTCACAAGGGCTTTGTACAGATCTGGGACGCAGCTGCAGGGAAGAAATTATCCATGCTTGAGGGTCACACAGCCAGAGTGG GTGCTTTGGCATGGAATGCAGACCAGCTTTCTTCCGGCAGTCGGGACAGAATGATCCTTCAGAGAGACATCCGGACCCCCCCACTACAGTCTGAGCGACGACTTCAGGGCCACAGGCAGGAGGTGTGTGGGCTGaagtggtccacagaccaccagCTCCTAGCGTCGGGTGGAAATGATAACAAG CTCCTTGTGTGGAATCACTCCAGCTTGAGTCCTGTCCAGCAATATACAGAGCACCTAGCAGCAGTGAAAGCTATTGCGTGGTCTCCACACCAGCATGGTCTGTTGGCCTCTGGTGGTGGGACAGCTGACCGCTGCATTCGGTTCTGGAACACACTAACTGGGCAGCCCTTGCAGTGCATTGATACTGGGTCACAAGTGTGCAATCTGGCTTGGTCCAAACATGCTAATGAACTA GTGAGTACCCATGGATACTCGCAGAACCAGATTCTCGTCTGGAAATATCCCTCATTAACCCAAGTAGCAAAACTAACAGGGCATTCGTACAGAGTCTTATACCTG GCAATGTCTCCTGATGGGGAGGCCATAGTTacaggagcaggagatgaaacCCTGAGGTTCTGGAATGTCTTCAGCAAAACCCGCTCAACAAAG GAGTCTGTGTCTGTTCTGAATCTCTTCACCAGGATACGGTAA